A region of Ictidomys tridecemlineatus isolate mIctTri1 chromosome 4, mIctTri1.hap1, whole genome shotgun sequence DNA encodes the following proteins:
- the LOC101971501 gene encoding calcitonin gene-related peptide 2 — MVFWKFSPFLAVSILVLCQAVSLPAAPFRSALESIPDLTALGEEEARLLLAALVKDYVQMKASDLEQETGGSSATAQKRACNTATCASQRLAGLLSRSGGVVKDNFVPTNVGAQAFGRRRRDLQA; from the exons ATGGTCTTTTGGAAATTCTCACCCTTCCTAGCTGTCAGCATCTTGGTCCTATGCCAGGCAGTCAGCCTCCCAGCAGCACCATTCAG GTCTGCCTTGGAGAGCATTCCAGACCTGACCGCACTGGGCGAGGAGGAAGCACGCCTCCTGCTGGCTGCACTGGTGAAGGACTATGTGCAAATGAAGGCCAGTGACCTGGAACAGGAGACAGGGGGCTCCAG TGCCACTGCCCAGAAGAGAGCCTGCAACACTGCCACCTGCGCGAGCCAGAGGCTGGCAGGCTTGCTGAGCAGGTCAGGGGGTGTGGTAAAGGACAACTTCGTGCCCACCAATGTGGGTGCCCAAGCCTTTGGCCGGCGCCGTAGAGACCTTCAGGCCTGA